A DNA window from Moorella thermoacetica contains the following coding sequences:
- a CDS encoding indolepyruvate oxidoreductase subunit beta, whose protein sequence is MDILIAGVGGQGIILASRAIGAAALKTGLRVRTAETIGMAQREGSVVSHVRLGATTAGPLIPRGRADILLALEPAEACRYLDYLKPDGRALISTTPVVPVMASLGATPYPLEEILDYLRNNIARCYFLAAPALAGQAGSHRALNMVMLGALTNLDLPFQAETLLAAALKLLLDRVHDVNRRAFQLGKQALEV, encoded by the coding sequence ATGGATATTCTTATTGCCGGGGTAGGCGGCCAGGGGATTATCCTCGCTTCCCGGGCCATCGGTGCCGCCGCCCTGAAAACAGGCCTCCGGGTACGCACGGCGGAAACCATCGGCATGGCCCAGCGGGAAGGCAGCGTCGTCAGTCATGTGCGTCTGGGGGCAACAACGGCAGGCCCCCTCATCCCCAGGGGCCGGGCCGACATCCTCCTAGCCCTGGAGCCAGCCGAGGCCTGCCGTTATTTGGATTACTTAAAGCCGGACGGCCGGGCCCTGATCTCGACAACACCAGTGGTACCCGTCATGGCATCCCTGGGAGCTACCCCCTATCCCCTGGAAGAAATCCTTGACTACCTTCGAAATAACATTGCCCGCTGCTATTTCCTCGCTGCCCCGGCCCTGGCCGGCCAGGCAGGGAGCCACCGAGCCCTCAATATGGTTATGCTGGGGGCCCTGACCAACCTGGACTTACCCTTCCAGGCAGAAACTCTACTGGCCGCGGCCTTAAAGCTTCTGCTGGACCGGGTCCACGACGTGAACCGACGGGCCTTTCAACTGGGAAAACAAGCCCTGGAGGTGTAA
- the iorA gene encoding indolepyruvate ferredoxin oxidoreductase subunit alpha, giving the protein MPELLMGNEAIARGALEAGIRVATAYPGTPASEIMVTLMRFGPEAGVYTEWSVNEKVAVEIAAGAAYAGARAMASMKQMGLNVAADAIMSLAYIGVKGGLVLVVADDPGPHSSQTEQDTRLFARFAKLPVLDPSCPREAYEMTKYAFDLSETLGLPVIVRPTTRTCHACQDVALGTIPPRPPVPGFEKDPRWVIMPSLSARQHVWLNQQQLRAGEEFANSPFNEVYYNGPAGVITSGLSYYYVTEAGERLGVKLSLLKIGTPYPLPEKLVIDFLKQVERVLIVEEQEPVVEDQVIRLAWRHRLPVEIDGKHNGFLPREGEFNPDIVTGALAKFLAIQPAGTHGRPGIPPLPVRPPLLCAGCPHRGSFYAFKQAARDRKVIFTGDIGCYTLGAAPPLEAMDTCLCMGAGLGLAQGLARVQPDTRLVAFVGDSTFFHAGLPSLVNAVHQQTPIVVVVLDNETTAMTGHQPHPGLATDTHHKKIDISQVGRACGVETILTADPLNLEETLTVANQALAAPGPVLVILSHPCPQVAKPAGRYQVDQIACISCHTCIKELGCPALRPDGNGVQIAATCTGCGLCSQVCPVAAIEEVL; this is encoded by the coding sequence GTGCCGGAATTGCTCATGGGCAACGAAGCCATAGCCAGGGGAGCGCTGGAGGCCGGTATCCGGGTGGCCACCGCTTATCCCGGGACGCCGGCTTCGGAAATCATGGTTACGCTGATGCGTTTTGGTCCGGAGGCAGGAGTCTATACTGAATGGTCCGTTAACGAGAAAGTAGCCGTAGAAATTGCTGCCGGCGCTGCCTATGCCGGTGCCAGAGCCATGGCCAGTATGAAGCAGATGGGCCTCAATGTTGCCGCCGATGCCATCATGAGCCTGGCTTACATCGGCGTCAAGGGCGGCCTGGTCCTGGTGGTGGCCGATGATCCAGGCCCCCATAGTTCCCAGACAGAACAGGATACGCGCCTTTTCGCCCGCTTTGCCAAGCTGCCGGTCCTGGACCCCTCCTGTCCCCGGGAAGCCTACGAAATGACCAAATACGCTTTTGATCTCTCGGAAACCCTAGGGCTGCCCGTCATTGTCCGTCCTACCACCCGTACCTGCCATGCCTGCCAGGATGTTGCCTTAGGAACCATTCCCCCCCGGCCTCCAGTACCCGGCTTCGAGAAAGACCCGCGCTGGGTCATTATGCCTTCCCTCTCGGCCAGGCAGCACGTCTGGTTGAACCAGCAGCAGCTACGTGCCGGGGAGGAGTTCGCCAACAGTCCCTTTAACGAGGTCTACTATAATGGCCCCGCCGGAGTTATCACCAGCGGCCTGTCTTACTACTACGTCACCGAGGCCGGGGAGCGCCTGGGAGTAAAACTATCCCTGTTAAAGATCGGTACCCCCTACCCCTTGCCCGAAAAACTGGTGATCGATTTTTTAAAGCAGGTTGAGCGGGTACTCATCGTAGAGGAGCAGGAGCCTGTTGTCGAAGATCAAGTCATTCGCCTGGCCTGGCGCCACCGCCTGCCGGTAGAGATAGACGGTAAACACAACGGTTTTCTCCCCCGGGAAGGTGAGTTTAATCCCGATATTGTCACCGGGGCCCTGGCCAAGTTCCTGGCAATACAACCGGCGGGTACCCACGGCCGCCCCGGGATACCACCCCTGCCGGTGCGTCCGCCCCTACTCTGCGCCGGTTGTCCCCATCGCGGCTCCTTCTACGCCTTTAAACAGGCCGCCCGGGACCGTAAAGTCATCTTCACCGGCGATATCGGCTGCTATACCCTGGGAGCGGCCCCGCCCCTGGAAGCCATGGATACCTGCCTGTGCATGGGAGCGGGCCTGGGTCTGGCCCAGGGCCTGGCGCGGGTCCAGCCAGATACCCGGCTGGTAGCCTTCGTCGGGGACTCTACCTTTTTCCATGCCGGCTTGCCATCCCTTGTCAACGCCGTCCACCAGCAGACGCCCATAGTTGTCGTCGTCCTTGATAATGAAACCACAGCCATGACCGGGCACCAGCCCCACCCAGGCCTGGCCACCGATACCCACCATAAGAAGATTGATATCAGCCAGGTAGGCCGGGCCTGCGGGGTAGAAACTATCTTGACCGCCGACCCCCTGAACCTGGAGGAAACCCTGACTGTAGCCAATCAGGCCCTGGCGGCCCCGGGACCCGTCCTGGTCATCCTAAGTCACCCCTGCCCGCAAGTAGCCAAACCTGCGGGACGCTACCAGGTTGACCAAATCGCCTGTATCAGCTGTCATACCTGTATTAAAGAGCTTGGCTGCCCGGCCCTGAGGCCGGACGGCAACGGTGTTCAAATCGCAGCCACCTGTACCGGCTGCGGCCTCTGTAGCCAGGTCTGCCCGGTGGCAGCCATCGAGGAGGTACTTTAA
- the rsmD gene encoding 16S rRNA (guanine(966)-N(2))-methyltransferase RsmD, with protein sequence MLRIIAGEARGRRLGTPRGRTTRPTSDRVREALFNILGNRVIDSLFLDLFAGSGAVGLEALSRGARRVVFVENNRQALKCLTANIKATGLEGRGQVMALDARRALVTLARRRETFDLIFSDPPYRQGWGELILPAVIPVLAPGGLVILETAVTEAGPAITGLEIIAVRIYGDTALNFYKRAGGLAVGVYDSD encoded by the coding sequence ATGTTACGGATTATAGCCGGCGAGGCCCGTGGCCGCCGTTTAGGGACGCCCAGGGGCCGGACCACCAGGCCTACGAGTGACCGGGTACGGGAAGCCCTGTTTAATATCCTCGGCAATCGGGTTATTGACAGCCTGTTCCTGGATCTTTTTGCCGGTTCGGGGGCCGTGGGGCTGGAGGCCTTGAGCCGGGGCGCCCGTAGGGTCGTTTTTGTCGAAAATAATCGCCAGGCCTTAAAATGCCTCACGGCAAATATAAAGGCTACCGGCCTGGAGGGCAGGGGGCAGGTGATGGCTCTTGACGCCAGGCGGGCTCTCGTTACCCTGGCCAGGCGCAGGGAGACCTTTGACCTGATTTTTAGCGACCCCCCCTATCGCCAGGGATGGGGGGAGTTGATTCTGCCGGCAGTCATCCCCGTCCTGGCTCCCGGCGGCCTGGTTATTCTGGAAACGGCAGTTACCGAAGCCGGACCGGCCATAACCGGTCTGGAAATAATTGCAGTTAGGATTTACGGTGATACAGCTTTAAATTTTTACAAAAGGGCAGGAGGGCTGGCTGTTGGAGTTTATGACTCTGATTGA
- a CDS encoding ATPase translates to MTLIEEMEKMVEKAPHIPLSGKVFLDGDLLLDYLDRLRTALPEEVRQAQWIRQEKERLLEEARLKARSLLEEAEKRSEIMAQENELVRKARSQASEIINRARNVAEEVKAGALSYADGLLAKLEASLNQALAQVQQGRQELQSYPATGAGEAAAAGEPEKDSSQNRR, encoded by the coding sequence ATGACTCTGATTGAAGAAATGGAAAAGATGGTGGAAAAGGCGCCCCATATCCCCCTTTCTGGCAAGGTCTTCCTTGATGGTGACCTGCTCCTGGATTACCTGGATCGTCTGCGGACGGCCCTGCCCGAGGAAGTGCGCCAGGCCCAGTGGATACGCCAAGAGAAGGAACGCCTCCTAGAAGAAGCCCGTCTCAAAGCCAGGAGCCTCCTGGAAGAAGCCGAAAAGCGTTCAGAAATAATGGCCCAGGAAAACGAGCTGGTTCGCAAGGCCCGGTCCCAGGCCAGTGAAATTATAAATAGAGCCCGGAACGTGGCTGAAGAAGTAAAAGCCGGGGCTTTGAGCTATGCCGATGGTCTGCTGGCCAAGCTCGAGGCCAGCCTGAACCAGGCCCTGGCCCAGGTACAACAGGGCCGCCAGGAACTGCAGTCCTATCCGGCGACAGGTGCCGGGGAGGCGGCAGCGGCAGGAGAACCGGAAAAGGACAGCAGTCAAAACCGCCGGTAA
- the ylbJ gene encoding sporulation integral membrane protein YlbJ, with protein sequence MRQPVFIISRGITPFLTAVAVVILALAIVLFPQPVFQAALRGLRAWWEIVVPALLPFFIISQLFMGLGIVHFLGVLLEPVMRPLFNVPGSGAFVMAMGYTSGAPISAILTSQLRQQQLVTRVEGERLICFTNNASPLFMLGAVAVGMLHNPALGPALAGAHYGANLFLGVLFRFYGRRAPASPPGNHPLLSLPRRAWRAMIQAQQRDGRSLGQLLGDAVSHSFQTLITIGGFITLFSVIIQVAGMLGILDLLARLLLYAGHPLGLTPATAGALASGIFEMTMGTKFASEAPVPLGEQLTAISIIMGWAGLSVLGQVAAMTSKTDLRLGPFILARLLHGFLAAFMVQLFRGPARPVLGWLTGSHFLSPPVSWLSLGVHYTGFTLTLAALLLFLTVLGLFARLTLYRRF encoded by the coding sequence ATGCGTCAACCTGTATTCATAATTAGCCGGGGTATAACCCCCTTCCTAACAGCAGTGGCCGTCGTTATCCTGGCCCTGGCTATCGTCCTTTTCCCCCAGCCCGTTTTTCAGGCTGCCCTGCGCGGTCTCCGGGCCTGGTGGGAAATCGTCGTCCCGGCCCTTTTACCTTTTTTTATTATTTCTCAATTATTTATGGGCCTGGGTATCGTCCACTTTCTGGGCGTGCTCCTGGAGCCGGTTATGCGGCCTCTCTTCAATGTCCCGGGCAGCGGCGCCTTTGTCATGGCCATGGGGTACACTTCTGGCGCCCCCATCAGCGCCATCCTTACCTCCCAGTTACGCCAGCAGCAGCTGGTAACCAGGGTTGAAGGGGAACGCTTAATCTGTTTCACCAACAACGCCAGCCCCCTTTTTATGCTGGGGGCAGTAGCCGTGGGTATGCTCCATAACCCGGCCCTGGGCCCGGCCCTGGCGGGAGCCCATTATGGAGCCAACCTCTTCCTGGGAGTCCTATTTCGCTTCTACGGTCGACGGGCACCGGCTTCACCGCCGGGGAACCACCCCCTCCTATCCCTGCCACGGAGAGCTTGGCGGGCCATGATTCAGGCCCAACAAAGGGATGGCCGTTCCCTCGGCCAGCTCCTTGGGGATGCCGTGAGCCACTCCTTCCAGACCCTGATTACCATCGGCGGCTTTATAACCCTCTTCAGCGTCATTATCCAGGTAGCCGGTATGCTGGGTATCCTGGACCTCCTGGCCAGGTTGCTGCTTTATGCCGGCCATCCCCTGGGTTTAACCCCGGCAACAGCCGGGGCCCTGGCCAGCGGTATCTTTGAAATGACCATGGGGACCAAGTTTGCCAGTGAAGCTCCCGTACCCCTTGGGGAGCAGCTCACTGCTATTAGTATCATCATGGGCTGGGCCGGGCTCTCCGTCCTGGGCCAGGTGGCTGCCATGACCAGCAAAACGGATCTCCGCCTGGGTCCCTTTATCCTGGCCCGCCTTCTCCATGGTTTCCTGGCGGCCTTCATGGTCCAACTCTTCCGGGGACCAGCCCGGCCAGTCCTTGGTTGGCTGACAGGTAGCCATTTCCTGTCGCCCCCGGTATCATGGCTTTCCCTGGGGGTCCACTATACAGGGTTTACCCTCACCCTGGCGGCCTTGTTATTGTTCCTGACCGTGCTGGGATTGTTCGCCCGCCTGACCCTTTACCGGCGGTTTTGA
- a CDS encoding patatin-like phospholipase family protein, with protein sequence MAVPRWGLMRGDRIEALVRTLTRGLTFAELKVPLYVVAVDVESGELVVLDRGGVADAVRASIAMPGLFVPKRLGGRLLVDGAVLASLPRLLALFAGKAYRLFL encoded by the coding sequence CTGGCGGTTCCCCGCTGGGGACTTATGAGAGGCGATCGAATTGAGGCTCTTGTGCGAACTTTAACAAGGGGCTTGACTTTTGCCGAGCTAAAAGTACCATTGTATGTAGTGGCCGTGGATGTTGAGAGTGGAGAACTGGTAGTTCTCGACAGGGGCGGGGTAGCCGATGCCGTCCGGGCCAGTATTGCCATGCCCGGTCTTTTTGTGCCGAAAAGGCTTGGGGGACGCTTACTGGTGGATGGGGCTGTCCTGGCATCCCTTCCCCGTTTGCTAGCGCTCTTTGCCGGCAAGGCGTATCGACTATTTTTGTAA
- a CDS encoding acetate/propionate family kinase → MKILVLNCGSSSVKYQLFDMEDESVLAKGLVERIGIDGSVLTHRPAGKEKLVRETEIPDHKVAIRLCLEALTDPHYGVIKDYSEIGAIGHRIVHGGTFPHSVLVDASTKKAISELEVLAPLHNGPALRGIEACEAILPGTPQVTAFDTAFHQGMPDYAYTYSLPYELCQKHLIRRYGAHGTSHQYVALRAAAIVGKPLEELKVITCHLGNGSSITAIKNAKSYDTSMGFTPLAGLTMGTRCGDIDPAIVPFLMEKEGYTPAEMDQVMNRRSGVLGVSGLSSDFRDIEAAMAEGNDRARLAWEVFVHSAKKYIGAYAALLNGLDILVFTAGLGENSIAAREAICRDMDYLGIKIDPEKNQVRGQEREITAAGARVRTFVIPTNEELMIARDTLALVQA, encoded by the coding sequence GTGAAAATCCTGGTCTTAAACTGCGGCAGCTCATCGGTCAAATATCAGCTTTTTGATATGGAAGACGAGAGTGTTCTGGCTAAAGGACTGGTGGAAAGGATTGGTATCGACGGTTCCGTCCTGACCCATCGCCCGGCGGGCAAAGAAAAACTGGTGCGTGAAACAGAAATCCCCGATCATAAAGTGGCTATCCGCCTGTGCCTGGAAGCCCTGACCGACCCCCATTACGGGGTTATCAAAGACTACAGCGAAATCGGAGCCATCGGTCATCGTATCGTCCACGGTGGTACTTTTCCCCATTCGGTCCTGGTAGATGCCTCCACTAAAAAGGCCATTAGTGAACTGGAGGTTCTGGCACCCCTCCATAATGGCCCGGCCCTACGGGGTATCGAGGCCTGTGAAGCCATCCTGCCCGGCACCCCCCAGGTAACGGCTTTTGATACGGCCTTTCACCAGGGTATGCCGGATTACGCCTATACTTACAGCCTGCCTTATGAACTCTGCCAGAAGCACCTCATTCGCCGCTACGGCGCTCACGGTACCTCCCACCAGTATGTTGCCCTGCGGGCGGCGGCCATAGTTGGTAAGCCCCTGGAGGAATTGAAGGTTATTACCTGCCACCTGGGTAACGGCTCCAGTATTACTGCTATTAAAAACGCTAAATCATACGACACCAGCATGGGCTTCACCCCCCTGGCAGGTTTAACCATGGGTACCCGTTGCGGTGATATTGATCCGGCCATCGTACCCTTCCTGATGGAAAAAGAGGGCTATACCCCGGCGGAGATGGACCAGGTGATGAACCGCCGGTCAGGGGTCTTGGGAGTCTCCGGCCTCAGCAGCGACTTCCGGGATATTGAAGCTGCCATGGCTGAGGGTAATGATCGCGCTCGCCTGGCCTGGGAGGTTTTCGTCCATAGCGCCAAAAAATATATTGGCGCTTACGCTGCCCTTTTGAACGGCCTGGATATCTTGGTCTTTACAGCCGGCCTGGGGGAAAACTCCATCGCCGCCCGGGAAGCCATATGCCGGGACATGGACTACCTGGGTATAAAGATTGACCCCGAGAAAAACCAGGTCCGGGGCCAGGAAAGGGAGATCACGGCCGCCGGAGCTAGGGTGCGCACCTTTGTTATCCCCACCAATGAAGAATTAATGATTGCTCGCGATACCCTGGCCCTCGTCCAGGCTTGA
- a CDS encoding YceD family protein, which yields MNVVKIGVGDLKARPGSELEFSFKADWGHLTTATSIIPVLAPVLVRGKVINTGRVLLVQGQVATTLELTCDRCLAKFNFPVIAPLEEAYVTKNSQPPGEDEEEDREIRPLEGDILDLQPAVTEALLLALPMKWLCQVNCRGLCPHCGQNLNEGQCHCQGETLDPRLATLGQFLRNLEGEDTHGSTQKENFKGPEE from the coding sequence GTGAATGTGGTGAAAATTGGTGTCGGCGATTTAAAAGCCAGGCCCGGCAGCGAGCTGGAGTTCAGCTTTAAAGCCGATTGGGGTCATCTGACGACGGCCACTTCCATAATCCCCGTCCTGGCACCCGTTCTGGTCCGGGGGAAGGTTATAAACACCGGGAGAGTGCTGCTGGTCCAGGGGCAGGTGGCCACAACCCTGGAATTAACCTGCGATCGCTGCCTGGCCAAATTTAATTTCCCGGTTATAGCCCCCCTGGAAGAGGCATACGTTACCAAAAACAGCCAGCCTCCGGGTGAGGATGAAGAGGAGGACCGGGAAATCCGGCCCCTGGAGGGCGATATCCTCGATTTACAACCGGCGGTTACTGAGGCTTTGCTTCTGGCTTTACCCATGAAATGGCTGTGCCAGGTGAACTGTCGTGGCCTGTGCCCTCATTGCGGCCAGAATCTCAACGAAGGCCAGTGCCACTGTCAGGGGGAAACATTGGATCCCCGGCTGGCGACGCTAGGGCAATTTTTAAGGAACCTGGAAGGAGAGGATACCCATGGGAGTACCCAAAAGGAGAACTTCAAAGGCCCGGAAGAATAA
- the rpmF gene encoding 50S ribosomal protein L32, whose amino-acid sequence MGVPKRRTSKARKNKRRSIWGQMAAPTLVECPQCHQLKLNHRVCPKCGYYKGREAIQVAE is encoded by the coding sequence ATGGGAGTACCCAAAAGGAGAACTTCAAAGGCCCGGAAGAATAAGCGGCGTTCCATCTGGGGCCAGATGGCGGCCCCTACCCTGGTGGAGTGCCCCCAGTGCCACCAGCTTAAGTTAAACCACCGGGTTTGTCCTAAGTGCGGTTATTATAAAGGAAGGGAAGCCATCCAAGTAGCCGAGTAA
- the fapR gene encoding transcription factor FapR produces the protein MVRHRGNKEERQQALRRYLRSNPFATDEELAEKFEVSVPTIRLDRLALGIPEVRERIMAMAQEARSRMRGVTAEELVGELVELQPGVMGISILEITPPMLVQPAGVARGYYLFAQAHSLALATVGAEVVLTSSARVRYRRPVYAGERVVARAMVKVVKDSTCLVSVHSRVNGEIVFKGQYIIITPDAATGGGSA, from the coding sequence TTGGTACGCCACAGGGGTAATAAGGAAGAGCGCCAGCAGGCCCTGCGCCGCTACCTGCGCAGCAACCCCTTCGCCACCGACGAGGAGCTGGCGGAGAAATTTGAAGTCAGCGTGCCCACCATTCGCCTGGACCGCCTAGCCCTGGGGATCCCCGAGGTCCGAGAGCGAATCATGGCCATGGCCCAGGAAGCCAGGAGCCGGATGCGCGGGGTGACGGCCGAAGAGCTGGTGGGAGAACTGGTCGAACTGCAACCGGGGGTTATGGGTATCTCCATCCTGGAAATAACTCCGCCGATGCTAGTTCAGCCCGCCGGGGTGGCGCGTGGTTATTACCTTTTCGCTCAGGCCCATTCCTTGGCCTTGGCTACTGTGGGGGCCGAGGTTGTCCTTACCAGCAGCGCTCGGGTACGCTACCGGCGGCCTGTTTACGCCGGCGAGCGGGTAGTTGCCAGGGCCATGGTTAAAGTGGTAAAAGATTCCACCTGCCTGGTATCAGTTCATTCACGGGTCAACGGAGAGATTGTTTTTAAAGGCCAGTATATCATTATCACGCCGGATGCTGCAACTGGAGGCGGGAGTGCTTGA
- the plsX gene encoding phosphate acyltransferase PlsX — MKIAVDAMGGDLAPREIVRGAVAAAGEGSAEIILVGDQRRLEEELALLHPSGRIEIYHTDQVITMDEQPALGLRRKREASIVVATRLVKEGRAEAVVSAGSTGAQMAAALLILGRSGKIQRPAIATLIPTLKGPKLLLDVGANVDCRPEHLYEFALMGNLYAARVMGIPNPRVGLLNIGTEACKGNEQTLGAYNLLRGAPLNFIGNVEAREILFGETDVIVCDGFVGNAILKFGEGLGQALFTMISREVNKSLRSRMGAALLLPALRGLKKQVDYTEYGGAPLLGVQGISIICHGSSNARAIKNAIKVAVRCVNQGLVTALGDLPGASEERMVKGCQSN; from the coding sequence TTGAAAATCGCTGTCGATGCCATGGGAGGCGACCTGGCCCCCAGGGAGATTGTCCGTGGTGCCGTAGCTGCCGCCGGGGAGGGTAGTGCCGAGATTATCCTGGTGGGTGATCAAAGGCGGCTGGAGGAAGAACTGGCCCTCCTGCATCCCTCCGGTAGGATCGAGATATATCATACCGATCAGGTAATTACCATGGACGAACAGCCAGCCCTGGGGTTACGGCGGAAGCGGGAAGCTTCTATCGTAGTGGCTACCCGCCTGGTCAAGGAGGGTCGGGCGGAGGCGGTGGTTTCCGCCGGCAGTACCGGGGCCCAGATGGCCGCGGCCCTCCTGATTCTAGGCCGGAGCGGCAAGATCCAGCGACCGGCTATTGCCACCCTCATCCCTACTTTGAAGGGCCCTAAACTCCTCCTCGACGTCGGGGCCAATGTCGATTGTCGGCCCGAACACCTCTATGAATTCGCCCTCATGGGTAACCTCTATGCCGCCCGGGTGATGGGCATCCCCAACCCCAGGGTGGGACTGCTGAATATCGGCACCGAGGCCTGCAAAGGCAATGAGCAAACCCTGGGAGCTTATAATCTCCTGAGGGGAGCCCCTTTAAACTTTATCGGCAATGTCGAAGCCCGGGAGATTTTATTTGGTGAAACCGATGTCATCGTTTGCGACGGTTTTGTCGGCAATGCGATCCTGAAATTTGGCGAGGGTCTGGGCCAGGCCCTCTTCACCATGATCAGCCGCGAGGTTAACAAGAGCCTCAGGTCCCGGATGGGTGCTGCCCTGCTTTTACCAGCCCTGCGGGGACTTAAAAAACAGGTGGACTATACCGAGTACGGCGGCGCCCCCCTCCTGGGAGTTCAGGGGATCAGTATCATCTGCCATGGCAGTTCCAATGCCAGGGCCATTAAGAATGCCATTAAAGTAGCTGTCCGCTGCGTCAACCAGGGCCTGGTAACCGCCCTGGGCGATCTACCTGGTGCCAGCGAAGAAAGGATGGTGAAGGGGTGCCAGTCCAATTAA
- a CDS encoding beta-ketoacyl-ACP synthase III, whose product MPVQLRSAAITGTGSCLPERVLTNHELEQMVDTSDEWIRTRTGIRERRLAAAGTAASDLAVPAASRALATAGITAADVDLIIVATVTPDTLFPATACLVQERLGARGAAAFDLSAGCSGFVYALGVASQFIAAGIYHTALVIGVEVLSKIINWQDRNTCVLFGDGAGAVVLRAVPAGRGILGLDLGADGSGGSLLTMPAGGSRLPASPATVREQLHTIHMNGSEVFKFAVRIMGEASLKALQKAGLAKEDVDFLIPHQANIRIIEAATKRLGLAPEKVYVNLDRYGNMSSASIPVALDEAYRAGLLQRDHKVVMVAFGAGLTWGAVVVNWELDPPKGD is encoded by the coding sequence GTGCCAGTCCAATTAAGATCAGCCGCCATTACCGGTACCGGGTCCTGCCTGCCGGAGAGGGTTCTCACCAACCATGAACTGGAGCAAATGGTGGATACCAGTGATGAATGGATTCGTACCCGAACCGGCATCCGGGAACGCCGCCTGGCCGCCGCCGGCACGGCTGCTTCCGACCTGGCTGTACCGGCAGCATCCAGGGCCCTGGCCACTGCCGGGATAACAGCTGCAGACGTGGATTTGATCATCGTAGCTACGGTGACGCCGGATACCCTCTTTCCGGCTACCGCCTGCCTGGTGCAGGAACGCCTGGGCGCCAGGGGGGCGGCAGCCTTTGACCTTTCAGCTGGCTGCAGCGGTTTCGTCTATGCCTTGGGGGTCGCCAGCCAGTTTATTGCTGCCGGGATTTACCATACCGCCCTGGTGATCGGGGTGGAAGTCCTCAGTAAAATCATTAACTGGCAGGACCGGAATACCTGCGTCCTTTTCGGTGACGGCGCCGGGGCCGTCGTCCTGCGGGCTGTCCCGGCAGGCAGGGGCATCCTGGGCTTAGATCTGGGAGCCGATGGCAGCGGCGGTTCCCTGTTAACAATGCCGGCCGGGGGTTCCCGCCTGCCGGCCAGCCCGGCTACCGTCCGGGAGCAACTGCATACCATTCATATGAACGGATCCGAGGTCTTTAAATTCGCCGTCCGGATCATGGGCGAAGCTTCCCTCAAGGCCCTGCAAAAAGCGGGTCTGGCGAAGGAAGACGTTGACTTTTTAATTCCCCACCAGGCCAATATCCGGATTATCGAGGCGGCCACCAAACGCCTGGGGCTGGCCCCGGAAAAGGTTTACGTCAACCTGGACCGCTATGGCAACATGTCAAGCGCCTCGATTCCGGTAGCCCTTGATGAGGCCTACCGGGCCGGATTGTTGCAGCGGGACCATAAAGTGGTCATGGTGGCCTTTGGAGCCGGCCTGACCTGGGGAGCAGTCGTAGTTAACTGGGAGCTGGATCCGCCGAAAGGAGATTGA